The Agromyces mariniharenae sequence CGGCGACGACCGGATCCAGGAGGCGACGCAGGGGCAGGTGTCGCCGCACTCGTTCACCCACGGATCGAGCGAGCAGCGCGTGCGCTGGTTCGAGACCGGGTACCAGGGCGGGGCGCAGTCGTGCGACACCTTCTCGATCGACGGCTCGCAGCTGTGATCTGCGTCGGTCGGTGATCCGCCGCCGCGTCGTGGGGATCACCCTCGGCGTCGTCGGCATCCTCGTGCTCGCCGTCGTCGTGTTCCTGGTCTGGGCGCACCTCGTCATGGCGGGCGAGCGACCCGCCTCGCTCGAGGCGTGGCGCGACCCCGAGGTGACCATCACGCGCACCGAGCGCTCGTTCGTCATCGAGCCGGCCGAGGGCGGCAGCGACGTCGGACTCGTGTTCATCCCGGGAGCGCGCGTCGACCCCTCCGCCTACCTGTGGAAGCTCAGCGGCATCGTCGCCGAGTCGGGCGCGACCGTCGTGATCACCGAGCCCACGCTCAACCTCGCGTTCTTCGACACGCGCCCGCTGTCGGCGTTCACGGCCGACGCCCCCGACGTGTCCGAGTGGTACGTCGGCGGCCACTCCCTGGGCGGAGTGCGCGCCTGCCAGCTCGCGGGCACGGGCACGGATGCCGCGGCCGACCCGCCGGTCGCCGGCGTCGTGCTGTTCGGCAGCTACTGCGCGAACGACCTCTCCGACACCGACCTGCGGGTGCTCTCGCTCGTCGGCGAGCGCGACGGACTCTCGACGCCCGAGAAGGTGGCCGACGCGGCGCACCTGCTGCCGCCGACCGCGGAGACCGTGCTGCTGCCGGGCGCGAACCACGCCGCGTTCGGCGACTACGGCCCGCAGCCGGGCGACGACACGGCGACCGCGTCCGACGAGGACACCCGCGACCGCATCACCGACGCGGTCGCGGGATTCCTCTCATCGGCGCAGTGACGCGGGCCTACCCGATCGCCGCGGCGATCGCCTGGCCCAACTGCACGGGCTTCGTGAACTGCGGCCAGTGCCCGGTGGGCAGGTCGACGTAGTCGACCTGCTTCACCTGCGCGAGCTCGCGCGTGAACGGCGAGTCGGCCGCGATCCACTCGACGAGGGCCGCGCTCGGGAACTCCGACGCGATGATCGTGATCGGCACGTCGTAGCGCCGCTCGTCGCCGAGCGCGATCGGGTCGTAGGCGACGCCCTTGGGCTCGGGAATCGCCCGTTCGCGGAACTGCGCGCGCAGCTCGTCGTCGAGGTCGACGAGGTCGGCGTCGTCGAAGACCGACCAGGCGGGCAGCGGGATCTCGCCGTCGACCACCGGCAGCTGGTCGTTGACCGCGTTGCCGTCGCCGAGCGGACCCGCGTCGACGTAGACCACACGGGCGATGCGGTCGGGTCGGGCGTCGGCCACGCCGTGCGCGATCGCGCCGCCGCCCGAGTGGGCGACGAGCACGAGCTGCGCGTCGGCCGGATAGCCGTCGATGATCTCGGCGACCGCGTCGATGTGGTCGCGCAGGCCGATGTCGGAGCGATCGGCGTCGGGCGACTCGAGTCCGGGGAGAGTGAGTGGATTCACGCGATGACCGGCCTCTTCGATGAGGGGGGTCACCCGCTCCCATGACGACGCGTCGAGCCAGAAACCGGGGATGAGGATGACGTCCATTGCTCGACGGTATCGCCGGCCACCGACATGCGGACGGTCAGGCGACCGCCGGCTGCGGCGCCCGGCCGCGGCCCGTCGTGGCGAGCACGACGATGCCCGCGGCGAGCACCGCGAGGCCGAGCAAACCGCCCGCCGACAGGGTCTCGCCGAGCACCGCGACGCCCAGGATGCCCGCCGTGAGCGGCTCGGCCAGGGTGAGCGTCGACACGGTCGCGGGCGCGAGTCCGCGCAGGCCGATCCCGAACAGCACGTACGCCAGCGTCGTCGTCACGAGGCCGAGCCACAGCGCCATGACGAGGCCGGGCCCGGTCGCGAGCCACGAGGCATCCGTCGACAGGAGCACCGGGAGGCTCGCGATCGCCGCCACGCCGAAGAGCGCGCCCATGCTGCCCGTGGGCGTCCAGTCGCGGTCGAGCAGCGCCTTGCCGGCCAGCGTGTAGACCGCGTACGAGGCGCCCGCGCCGAGGGAGGCGAGCAGTCCGAGCGGGCTGGCGCCCGCTGAGCCCTGGTCGGTGGCGCCGGCGAGGATCGCGACGCCCGCGGTGGCGATCGCGGTGGCGACGAGCCAGCGGTGTCCCGGGTAGCGGCGCCGCAGCATCCAGTCGAGCGCGCCCGTGATGACCGGGGCCGAACCGAGTGCCACGACGGTGCCCACCGCGACGCCGTTCGCGGCGGTGCCCGCGAAGAAGGCGGGCTGGTACGCGAGCACGCCCAGCGCACCGATGCCGACGATCACCCACGTGGGCACCCGTCGCCGAGCCGCGAGGCCGACGCCGGGCGTCGACGCGGCGGATGTCCCGGTCGCGCCGCCTCGACGCCCGGCGAAGTACAGGAAGAGGGCGATGAGCCCCAGCGCGCCGCCGCCGATCAGGATGCGCGCGGCACCCACGGAGGCGGAGCTCGCCTCGGGCCCGAGCGCCTGCGCCGTGCCGGTCGTGCCGAAGCACACCGAGGCGAGGAGGACCGCGACGACGAAACGCATGCGATATTGTTACACAATCCTGTCACGCCGCCGCAACTCCGTGCGGACGCATGGACCTGCGCGGCGAGGTAACATCGCGGATGTCGCGCGCGACCTGCGGCGACGGAACGCAGTGCCGCGGACCGTCTCCTCCCCCTCAGCAGGTGCCGCCGCGGCATCCGTCACGTGGTTCCCCCAGCCCGTCGGCGGAGCGACCCCGATCGGAGGACCCCTGTGCGTGCCGTGCTCGTGAACGCCTTCGGCGAGACGCCCCGGATCGCCGACGTGCCGGAGCCCGTGTGCCCGCCGCGCGGCGCCGTGATCCGCGTGCGCGCCACGGGCGTCTGCCGCAGCGACTGGCACGCCTGGATGGGCCACGACGACACCGTCGCCCTCCCGCACGTGCCCGGCCACGAGTTCGCGGGCGAGATCGCCGCGCTCGGGTCGGAGGTGCCCGCCGAGGCGGGCTGGCGCGTCGGCGACCGGGTCACGGCGCCGTTCATCTGCGCGTGCGGCCGCTGCCCCGAGTGCCTCGCGGGCAACGAGCAGGTCTGCGACGCGCAGTCGCAGCCGGGCTTCACGCGCTGGGGCTCGTTCGCAGAGCTCGTCGTGGTCGACGAGGCGGCGCGCAACCTCATCCGCCTGCCCGACTCGCTCGGCTTCGTCGAGGCCGCCTCGCTCGGATGCCGCTTCGCCACCGCCTACCGGGCGATCGTGTCGCGCAGCCGCCTCGCCCCGGGCGAGCAGATCGCGGTGCACGGATGCGGCGGCGTCGGCCTGTCGGCGATCATGATCGCCGTCGCGGCGGGCGTGACCGTCTACGGGGTCGACGTGTCCGACGCGGCGCTCGAGGC is a genomic window containing:
- a CDS encoding alpha/beta hydrolase, whose translation is MGITLGVVGILVLAVVVFLVWAHLVMAGERPASLEAWRDPEVTITRTERSFVIEPAEGGSDVGLVFIPGARVDPSAYLWKLSGIVAESGATVVITEPTLNLAFFDTRPLSAFTADAPDVSEWYVGGHSLGGVRACQLAGTGTDAAADPPVAGVVLFGSYCANDLSDTDLRVLSLVGERDGLSTPEKVADAAHLLPPTAETVLLPGANHAAFGDYGPQPGDDTATASDEDTRDRITDAVAGFLSSAQ
- a CDS encoding zinc-dependent alcohol dehydrogenase family protein → MRAVLVNAFGETPRIADVPEPVCPPRGAVIRVRATGVCRSDWHAWMGHDDTVALPHVPGHEFAGEIAALGSEVPAEAGWRVGDRVTAPFICACGRCPECLAGNEQVCDAQSQPGFTRWGSFAELVVVDEAARNLIRLPDSLGFVEAASLGCRFATAYRAIVSRSRLAPGEQIAVHGCGGVGLSAIMIAVAAGVTVYGVDVSDAALEAAEQLGAVPVRGGEGAAERIVAASGGGVDVSFDAYGSAATALDSVRSLKKRGRHVQIGLMFGDNALAAMPMDAVIAGELEILGSHGMAAHEYPSMLGAVASGDFRPVELVGRTIALDEVPAALAAMGTAGGAGSGMTVVEL
- a CDS encoding EamA family transporter gives rise to the protein MRFVVAVLLASVCFGTTGTAQALGPEASSASVGAARILIGGGALGLIALFLYFAGRRGGATGTSAASTPGVGLAARRRVPTWVIVGIGALGVLAYQPAFFAGTAANGVAVGTVVALGSAPVITGALDWMLRRRYPGHRWLVATAIATAGVAILAGATDQGSAGASPLGLLASLGAGASYAVYTLAGKALLDRDWTPTGSMGALFGVAAIASLPVLLSTDASWLATGPGLVMALWLGLVTTTLAYVLFGIGLRGLAPATVSTLTLAEPLTAGILGVAVLGETLSAGGLLGLAVLAAGIVVLATTGRGRAPQPAVA
- a CDS encoding alpha/beta fold hydrolase, yielding MDVILIPGFWLDASSWERVTPLIEEAGHRVNPLTLPGLESPDADRSDIGLRDHIDAVAEIIDGYPADAQLVLVAHSGGGAIAHGVADARPDRIARVVYVDAGPLGDGNAVNDQLPVVDGEIPLPAWSVFDDADLVDLDDELRAQFRERAIPEPKGVAYDPIALGDERRYDVPITIIASEFPSAALVEWIAADSPFTRELAQVKQVDYVDLPTGHWPQFTKPVQLGQAIAAAIG